A single genomic interval of Noviherbaspirillum cavernae harbors:
- the earP gene encoding elongation factor P maturation arginine rhamnosyltransferase EarP yields MFLNQNQATSLAIFCKVVDNFGDIGICWRFARQIQQEHGIAVTLWVDDLRSFQRICPGVETDAEVQQLAGVTVRHWRNQEGVFSPDDVADIVMEFFGCDIPPGYIAAMAECNPRPVWLNLEGLTAEEWVEGCHTLPSRHPRMPLTKYFFFPGFTGKTGGLLCESSLEEQRRQFQSDQAAMTAFLVQFGMTPAEMASLKVSLFCYPHAPVSALFDAWQSSDAAITCLVPEGVATEAVQAFLDGEAKPGAVRTCSALTVRVLPFVAQPDYDRLLWACDLNFVRGEDSFVRAQWAGKPFIWHIYPQDKNLHHVKLRAFLQRYSVDMESLNVFSLGWNDAKVDGVEEQVDWSALWLSFQADMPEIACRSIDWQRQILENGDLASNFLRFAGRVVSDFGKQSIMRG; encoded by the coding sequence ATGTTCCTGAATCAAAATCAAGCAACATCCCTCGCTATTTTTTGCAAAGTCGTCGATAACTTTGGGGACATTGGTATCTGCTGGCGCTTTGCAAGGCAAATACAACAAGAGCACGGCATCGCCGTCACTTTGTGGGTGGATGATTTGCGGAGCTTTCAGCGGATTTGTCCAGGTGTCGAGACTGATGCTGAAGTGCAGCAGCTTGCCGGTGTGACGGTGCGCCACTGGCGCAATCAGGAGGGGGTGTTTTCGCCTGACGATGTCGCCGATATAGTCATGGAATTTTTCGGTTGCGATATCCCGCCAGGCTACATTGCCGCAATGGCAGAATGCAATCCGCGTCCGGTGTGGCTCAATCTTGAAGGCTTGACCGCCGAGGAATGGGTTGAAGGTTGCCATACCTTGCCCTCGCGTCATCCACGCATGCCATTGACGAAATATTTCTTCTTCCCTGGCTTCACCGGCAAAACGGGCGGCTTGCTGTGCGAATCGTCCCTAGAAGAGCAACGTCGGCAATTTCAATCAGATCAAGCGGCCATGACGGCTTTTCTTGTGCAGTTTGGCATGACGCCGGCGGAAATGGCATCGTTGAAGGTGTCCTTGTTTTGTTATCCGCACGCCCCAGTCTCGGCACTGTTCGACGCATGGCAAAGCAGTGATGCCGCAATCACTTGTCTGGTGCCTGAAGGAGTTGCGACCGAGGCGGTTCAAGCATTTTTGGATGGGGAGGCAAAACCGGGGGCGGTACGCACCTGCAGTGCGCTCACCGTGCGTGTCTTGCCTTTTGTCGCACAACCGGATTACGACAGGCTGTTATGGGCGTGCGACCTCAATTTCGTGCGTGGAGAGGATTCCTTTGTTCGCGCGCAGTGGGCAGGCAAGCCGTTCATCTGGCATATCTACCCGCAAGACAAAAACCTGCATCATGTGAAATTGCGTGCATTCTTGCAGCGTTATTCAGTCGACATGGAAAGCTTGAATGTCTTCTCTTTGGGTTGGAATGACGCCAAGGTAGATGGCGTGGAAGAGCAGGTCGACTGGTCTGCACTGTGGCTGTCCTTTCAGGCGGACATGCCAGAAATTGCATGTCGCTCTATTGATTGGCAGAGGCAAATATTGGAAAACGGAGACTTGGCGTCCAATTTTCTCAGGTTCGCAGGCCGCGTTGTCAGTGACTTCGGAAAACAAAGTATAATGCGCGGTTAA